The following proteins are encoded in a genomic region of Vidua chalybeata isolate OUT-0048 chromosome 33 unlocalized genomic scaffold, bVidCha1 merged haplotype SUPER_33_unloc_1, whole genome shotgun sequence:
- the HOOK2 gene encoding protein Hook homolog 2 isoform X1 — protein sequence MAAGRDACGALLTWLQTFDPPSPCAAPPDLASGVTLAHVLHKIDPSWFDEAWLGRIRGDPEGSARLKVNNLRQVLQSVLEYWQDVLGQAVAEQHVPDVAPAARHGDPEQLGKLVRLVLGCAVSCERREEHIQRIMTLEESVQHEVMTAIQELLDPEPLEPMAAESYGSFDAQSRRYYFLSQEPPEEGSGQRCRELEQQVATLLEEKGHLAAENRALREQLEADAAGAAAAKKLLRLQTQVEELQEENYRLESGREELRARCSRLEQEARGLQARAQELSGLAGEARALRDEMDLLRASSARAGWLEAAVATYRGRAAAAGELRRWARALEERHAAQVRRAAHLQQQLGRAQAGCAQLEAARRQVEELSGQQAEAALRAEKWHLEFRHLQERFEALSQEKERLLEERDALREANEELRCAQVQQSYLSRADAVLEGGAAPARNLAAEILPAELRDTVTRLRRENQRLRLQRDQLRHRLEATEAAEARTARGELLLLEETPKDLDELPEGEEEEEELEPSRAGFRGSTRSPPQKLSASPGDPPGTPPLAPVLQLLRNQLQEKDALIRHLENDWERSRAQREHEERLLVTAWYNMGLALRQHEGGTAAAAAARGGPGGAQSFLAQQRLATAARRARAPHGRAASS from the exons ATGGCGGCGGGGCGGGACGCCTGCGGGGCGCTGCTCACCTGG ctgcaGACCTTTGACCCCCCCTCTCCGTGCGCGGCCCCCCCAGACCTGGCCAGCGGGGTGACCCTGGCCCACGTCCTGCACAAAAT cGACCCCTCCTGGTTCGATGAGGCGTGGCTGGGCCGGATCCGGGGGGACCCCGAGGGCAGCGCTCGGCTCAAG gtgaaCAACCTGCGCCAGGTGCTGCAGAGCGTCCTGGAGTATTGGCAGGAT gtgctggGCCAGGCCGTGGCAGAGCAGCACGTGCCGGACGTGGCGCCGGCCGCCCGGCACGGCGACCCCGAGCAACTGGGCAAACTGGTCAGACTGGTGCTGGGCTGCGCCGTGAGCTGCGAGCGGCGGGAAG AGCACATCCAGCGCATCATGACGCTGGAGGAGTCGGTGCAGCACGAGGTGATGACGGCCATCCAGGAG CTCTTGGATCCAGAGCCCTTGGAACCGATGGCGGCTGAGAGCTACGGGAGCTTCGACGCTCAG TCCCGCCGCTATTACTTCCTGAGCCAGGAGCCCCCCGAGGAGGGGTCAGGGCAGCGCTGCCGcgagctggagcagcag GTGGCCAcgctgctggaggagaagggaCACCTGGCCGCCGAGAACCGCGCGCTGCGGGAGCAGCTCGAGGCCGAcgccgccggcgccgccgccgccaagAAGCTGCTGCGGCTGCAGACGCaggtggaggagctgcaggaggagaactACAG GCTGGAGAGCGGCAGGGAGGAGCTGCGGGCGCGCTGCTCGCGGCTGGAGCAGGAGGCGCGGGGGCTGCAGGCACGGGCGCAGGAGCTGAGCGGGCTGGCGGGGGAGGCGCGGGCGCTGCGCGACGAGATGGACCTGCTCAG GGCATCGTCGGCGCGGGCGGGGTGGCTGGAGGCGGCGGTGGCCACGTaccggggccgggcggcggcggcgggcgagCTGCGGCGCTGGGCACGGGCGCTGGAGGAGCGCCACGCCGCCCAGGTGCGCCGCGCCGcgcacctgcagcagcagctgggccgCGCCCAGGCCGGCTGCGCGCAGCTGGAGGCCGCCCGCAGGCAG GTGGAGGAGCTGAGCGGGCAGCAGGCGGAGGCGGCGCTGAGGGCCGAGAAGTGGCACCTGGAATTCCGGCACCTGCAGGAGCGATTCGAGGCCCTGAGccaggagaaggag CGGCTGCTGGAGGAGCGGGACGCGCTGCGCGAGGCCAACGAGGAGCTGCGCTGCGCTCAGGTGCAGCAGAGCTACCTGAGCCGGGCAG ACGCAGTGCTGGAAGGGGGCGCAGCCCCTGCCCGGAATTTGGCGGCGGAGATCCTTCCCGCAGAGCTcag GGACACGGTGACACGGCTGCGGCGCGAGAACCAACGGCTGCGGCTGCAGCGCGACCAGCTCCGGCACAG GCTGGAGGCCACTGAGGCAGCTGAGGCTCGGACAGCGCGGGGCGAG ctgtTGCTGCTGGAGGAGACCCCCAAGGACCT GGATGAGCTGccggagggagaggaggaggaggaagagctggagccCTCCAGGGCTG GATTCAGAGGTTCCACGAGGTCGCCCCCCCAAAAACTCTCAGCATCCCCTGGCgacccccctgggaccccccccttGGCCCCCGTCCTGCAGCTCCTCCGCAaccagctgcaggagaaggacgCGCTGATCCGACACCTGGAG AACGACTGGGAGCGCAGCCGGGCGCAGCGGGAGCACGAGGAGCGGCTGCTGGTCACCGCCTGGTACAACATG gggCTGGCGCTGCGGCAGCACGAAGGAgggacggcggcggcggcggcggctcggggcggccccggcggggctCAATccttcctggcacagcagcGCCTGGCCACGGCGGCCCGGCGGGCGCGGGCCCCTCACGGCCGGGCTGCCTCCAGCTGA
- the HOOK2 gene encoding protein Hook homolog 2 isoform X2, translating to MAAGRDACGALLTWLQTFDPPSPCAAPPDLASGVTLAHVLHKIDPSWFDEAWLGRIRGDPEGSARLKVNNLRQVLQSVLEYWQDVLGQAVAEQHVPDVAPAARHGDPEQLGKLVRLVLGCAVSCERREEHIQRIMTLEESVQHEVMTAIQELLDPEPLEPMAAESYGSFDAQEPPEEGSGQRCRELEQQVATLLEEKGHLAAENRALREQLEADAAGAAAAKKLLRLQTQVEELQEENYRLESGREELRARCSRLEQEARGLQARAQELSGLAGEARALRDEMDLLRASSARAGWLEAAVATYRGRAAAAGELRRWARALEERHAAQVRRAAHLQQQLGRAQAGCAQLEAARRQVEELSGQQAEAALRAEKWHLEFRHLQERFEALSQEKERLLEERDALREANEELRCAQVQQSYLSRADAVLEGGAAPARNLAAEILPAELRDTVTRLRRENQRLRLQRDQLRHRLEATEAAEARTARGELLLLEETPKDLDELPEGEEEEEELEPSRAGFRGSTRSPPQKLSASPGDPPGTPPLAPVLQLLRNQLQEKDALIRHLENDWERSRAQREHEERLLVTAWYNMGLALRQHEGGTAAAAAARGGPGGAQSFLAQQRLATAARRARAPHGRAASS from the exons ATGGCGGCGGGGCGGGACGCCTGCGGGGCGCTGCTCACCTGG ctgcaGACCTTTGACCCCCCCTCTCCGTGCGCGGCCCCCCCAGACCTGGCCAGCGGGGTGACCCTGGCCCACGTCCTGCACAAAAT cGACCCCTCCTGGTTCGATGAGGCGTGGCTGGGCCGGATCCGGGGGGACCCCGAGGGCAGCGCTCGGCTCAAG gtgaaCAACCTGCGCCAGGTGCTGCAGAGCGTCCTGGAGTATTGGCAGGAT gtgctggGCCAGGCCGTGGCAGAGCAGCACGTGCCGGACGTGGCGCCGGCCGCCCGGCACGGCGACCCCGAGCAACTGGGCAAACTGGTCAGACTGGTGCTGGGCTGCGCCGTGAGCTGCGAGCGGCGGGAAG AGCACATCCAGCGCATCATGACGCTGGAGGAGTCGGTGCAGCACGAGGTGATGACGGCCATCCAGGAG CTCTTGGATCCAGAGCCCTTGGAACCGATGGCGGCTGAGAGCTACGGGAGCTTCGACGCTCAG GAGCCCCCCGAGGAGGGGTCAGGGCAGCGCTGCCGcgagctggagcagcag GTGGCCAcgctgctggaggagaagggaCACCTGGCCGCCGAGAACCGCGCGCTGCGGGAGCAGCTCGAGGCCGAcgccgccggcgccgccgccgccaagAAGCTGCTGCGGCTGCAGACGCaggtggaggagctgcaggaggagaactACAG GCTGGAGAGCGGCAGGGAGGAGCTGCGGGCGCGCTGCTCGCGGCTGGAGCAGGAGGCGCGGGGGCTGCAGGCACGGGCGCAGGAGCTGAGCGGGCTGGCGGGGGAGGCGCGGGCGCTGCGCGACGAGATGGACCTGCTCAG GGCATCGTCGGCGCGGGCGGGGTGGCTGGAGGCGGCGGTGGCCACGTaccggggccgggcggcggcggcgggcgagCTGCGGCGCTGGGCACGGGCGCTGGAGGAGCGCCACGCCGCCCAGGTGCGCCGCGCCGcgcacctgcagcagcagctgggccgCGCCCAGGCCGGCTGCGCGCAGCTGGAGGCCGCCCGCAGGCAG GTGGAGGAGCTGAGCGGGCAGCAGGCGGAGGCGGCGCTGAGGGCCGAGAAGTGGCACCTGGAATTCCGGCACCTGCAGGAGCGATTCGAGGCCCTGAGccaggagaaggag CGGCTGCTGGAGGAGCGGGACGCGCTGCGCGAGGCCAACGAGGAGCTGCGCTGCGCTCAGGTGCAGCAGAGCTACCTGAGCCGGGCAG ACGCAGTGCTGGAAGGGGGCGCAGCCCCTGCCCGGAATTTGGCGGCGGAGATCCTTCCCGCAGAGCTcag GGACACGGTGACACGGCTGCGGCGCGAGAACCAACGGCTGCGGCTGCAGCGCGACCAGCTCCGGCACAG GCTGGAGGCCACTGAGGCAGCTGAGGCTCGGACAGCGCGGGGCGAG ctgtTGCTGCTGGAGGAGACCCCCAAGGACCT GGATGAGCTGccggagggagaggaggaggaggaagagctggagccCTCCAGGGCTG GATTCAGAGGTTCCACGAGGTCGCCCCCCCAAAAACTCTCAGCATCCCCTGGCgacccccctgggaccccccccttGGCCCCCGTCCTGCAGCTCCTCCGCAaccagctgcaggagaaggacgCGCTGATCCGACACCTGGAG AACGACTGGGAGCGCAGCCGGGCGCAGCGGGAGCACGAGGAGCGGCTGCTGGTCACCGCCTGGTACAACATG gggCTGGCGCTGCGGCAGCACGAAGGAgggacggcggcggcggcggcggctcggggcggccccggcggggctCAATccttcctggcacagcagcGCCTGGCCACGGCGGCCCGGCGGGCGCGGGCCCCTCACGGCCGGGCTGCCTCCAGCTGA